From the Methanobacterium sp. BAmetb5 genome, the window CCACAGTTTTGGAAACTTCGTATAACATTTCTAGTTTGACTTTAGTCTTAACATTGTAAAGGGAATGAAGGGAAACCACTAATTCCTCCAGGGATGCATTGCCAGCTCTCTCCCCTATTCCATTAACCGTGACATGGGCCTGGGTTGCACCGGCCCTCAATCCACTGAGTGAATTGGCTACTGCCAGTCCAAAGTCGTTGTGACAGTGTACGCTCAGGGGGACATTTAAATCAGATAGTTGATTGTAAAAATCATAAGAACGTTCAGGGGTGAGCATACCCACAGTATCACAGGCACAGATACGTTTTGCACCGGCATCTATGCCTGCCTGGAATATCTCTCTCAAATAGCCCATATCACTACGGGTGGAATCTTCTGCAGATAATTCCACCAATAAACCGTGATCAACGGCATACTGGGTGGATTTTATTGCCATTTCCTTTACTTCTTCCCTTGATTTTCGTAGTTTGTACTCCAGGTGAAGATCAGAGGTAGGCACCACCAGATGGATGCTGTCCACATCACATTCCAGGGCGGCATCAATATCTACCTGAACTGCCCGGGTAAAACTACATATCTCAGCAGAAAGCCCTTCAGAAGTAACTTTTTTAATACCTTCCCTTTCTCCCTGGGATGTAATGGCTGATCCAGCCTCAATTACATCAACTCCTAATTCATCAAGTTTTCTGGCTATTAAACGCTTTTCATCCGGTGTCAGGGATATTCCCGGGGTTTGTTCACCATCACGGAGGGTGGTATCAAAAATTCTGGCTTTCATTACATCACCATAGGTTTTATATGAAAAGATCGGATCAAACTATGCTTAAATTAATTATAAACCTTTAATTACTCGTGTTTTACTGCAACATTACCATTAAAATTAGATAATCTAACAAACAGGAGTTTTTGGAGGTGAGTATATCTAACTAAAAGTTAGGATAACTCTTCTAAACTAAACTAAGCAAGGATATGACCCTGGTTAAACTTTTATGCATTCTTATGTGGTGCTGTTCTATTATTTTAAATTTTGTACCCGCCAGTATCTCATCCAGATCAAGATAATGGGGTGTGGCCAGACAGACAAGACCATCTTCCTTGATCAATCCCTGTAACGATTCCATTGCCTGGTGGTAAAGGTCATGGCTCTTCTCTCCCCGGGTTGATGCGGAAATACCGTAGGGAGGATCAGTCACTATGGCATCAACCTTATGGGGAAGTTCCAGCTTTCGGGCATCTTCCTGGAAAACCTGATAATTAGATATGCCACAGTGTTCCAGATTCTTTTTA encodes:
- a CDS encoding 2-isopropylmalate synthase, translating into MKARIFDTTLRDGEQTPGISLTPDEKRLIARKLDELGVDVIEAGSAITSQGEREGIKKVTSEGLSAEICSFTRAVQVDIDAALECDVDSIHLVVPTSDLHLEYKLRKSREEVKEMAIKSTQYAVDHGLLVELSAEDSTRSDMGYLREIFQAGIDAGAKRICACDTVGMLTPERSYDFYNQLSDLNVPLSVHCHNDFGLAVANSLSGLRAGATQAHVTVNGIGERAGNASLEELVVSLHSLYNVKTKVKLEMLYEVSKTVARITGMYLQPNKAIVGENAFAHESGIHADGVMKKAETYEPITPELVGHKRRFVMGKHVGSHIIKERINEMGFQVDEAKFAQIFNRIKALGDMGKCVTDVDLQAIAEDVMGVMSEKPVELQELTIVSGNKVTPTASVKLKIGDVEKLEAGIGVGPVDAAIVAIEKTIEDVTDIEFEEYHVDAITGGTDALIDVVVKLKHDGKVVSARSTQPDIINASVEAFLAGINKVLTDKKLQESEKSP